From Alloacidobacterium dinghuense:
GGCCGCGCTGAGGAAATCGCTCGAGGAACGGTTTCCCGCAATTCGGATCGCGGGCAGCGAGCCGTCAAAGTTTCGGCGACTCACGACGGAAGAAAAGGAGGAGATCGCTGAGCGCATTGTGGGTTCGGGTGCCGCAATCACCTTTGTGGGGATGGGCTGCCCACGGCAAGAGATTTTTGCCTACGAATTTCGCGACGCGCTTTCCATGCCGGTGCTGGCGGTTGGTGCGGCATTTCCGTTCATTGCCGGGCGTTTGGCGCAGGCGCCAGCGTGGATGCAGGACCGTGGCCTGGAATGGCTATTCCGCCTTTGCGCAGAGCCGAAACGGTTGTGGCGACGTTATCTTTATCTGAATCCAGCGTATCTTTTTCTTGTTGCACTCCAGGCATCACGGCTGTCGCGTTTTGCCACAGAGGGAACACTACCGGTGGAAGAGGTTCTTGCCGGATGATGGGATACAGGCGGACGGCAGAATACATCCGACCGGCGGAAGGATATGTTGAGGGCGCTGATCAAGAGCAAGCTTGGGAGAAATACGCTGTGGATGTCCCTGGGACAGGGGCTTCGACTTTTAGTTCAGGCTACGTATTTCACGATTATCGCCCGGACGCTTGGCGCAAATTACTACGGGTCGTTTGTGGGCGTGGCGGCGCTGGTGGGTATCGTCTACCCTTTCGGCGCGCTCGGCAGTGGTCATCTGCTGGTGCGGTCAGTAGCTCGCAACAAGACCGAGTTCCCAACGGCGTGGGGAGACGCCCTGGTGACAACAGCCATCTGCAGTACCTTGCTGATCGCATTTGTTCTCTTGATCTCGCGAACCTTACTGCCGGGCACGATTCCCGTGAACCTGGTGCTGGTGGTCGCGATCGCGGACATTCCTGGAGTCAGCCTGATTACGATCGCCGGACAGGCGTTTCAGTCGTTCGAGCATATGAAGTGGCTGGCGCTCATCACCCTGCTCACTAGCGTCAACCGGCTGCTGGGGGCGCTGCTGCTGGTTATGCTGCGCAGTCATCCGACAGCGCTCGAATGGGGCTATGTTTATCTGATCTGCACGGCGGTTACCGCGACGATCTCCATTGCGATGACCTGCTTTCGACTGGGATTTCCGCAACTGCGGTTGCGGCGATCAATGCGCGCCTTGTGGCACGGATTTCATTTTTCGGTTACGCTCAGCGCGCAAACTATTTACAACGACATCGATAAGACGATGTTAACGCGCTTCAGTACGTTGAGTGCGACGGGAATTTACGGCGCAGCGTATCGGATCATCGATGTGAGTTTCTCGCCGGTGCTGGCTTTGCTCTATTCGGCCTATCCGAATTTTTTTCGCAAGGGAAGCGCAGGAATCAATTCCAGCTACTCCTATGCGAAGGCGCTGATGGGCCGCGCTATGGGTTACGCGGCGCTCATCGCCTGTGGATTGCTTCTATGCGCCGGCGGTGTTCCCTATGTGCTCGGACCTGAGTATGCAGAGACAACCGTCGCGCTGCGTTGGCTCTCGCCGCTGCCTTTGTTGAAGGCAACGCATTACTTTTTGGCTGATTCACTCACCGGCGCAGGACACCAGGGGCTGCGTAGCGGTATTCAGGCCGGCGTGGCGCTCTTTAACGTTGTCATTAATCTCTGGCTCATTCCCCGATATTCCTGGATGGGAGCTGCATGGTCGAGCATCGCCTCCGATGCGCTGCTGGCCATATCCGTGGGGACCGCCGTTTATGTCTTGTCCCGCTCGACCCGCGAGGTGGTTCAGACGGAGCCATAGGTCCGCAGAGACTGTCCATCGACTGGATCGTTAGAAGGAGAAAAAGTTGGCTGGTAGCTGGCCTGTTCGGGCGCAAGCCAAATTCGTGCATCGGCTTTTGTTTATGCTGTCGGCGGTCGCATTACTGAACGCCCGCAGCGCATCGCCGATATCGGATCAAACCGGGAATCTGCCTGGTCAGCCGATTCCAAGTTCTTATTTTTCGATGAACATCCTCTTCCACCCGAAAAACCATGTGCCGTGGCCGTCTGTGCCCCTGGGTGGCTGGAGAACGTGGCACGTAAACTGGGCCGATATTCAAGAGCAGCCGAACAATTTCGATTTCAGCCTGCTCGATAAGTATGTCAATTGGAGCCAAGAACATCACACCGAGATCCTGATGCACCTTTCATATACGCCGCGGTGGGCTTCGAGCACGCCGAATGCGCCGACTGATGTCGAAGTAACCAAGCCGCCTGGTCTTTCCGGGCCGCCCCGCAACATGGAGGATTGGAGAACTTTCGTACGGACGGTGGCGACTCGGTACAAGGGGAGGATTCACAATTGGGAGCTCTGGAACGAACCCAACCGGCCGCAAAGCTGGAACGGAAGCGTGGAGACGATGGTGCAGATGTCGCGGGAGGCCTACACGACCCTGAAACAAATCGATCCCACGTGTACCGTCGTTTCTCCGGCAGCTGAGGAGGCGAAGGGAGTGGAGTTTCTGGATGCCTTTCTTAGCAAAGGCGGCGGGCAGTATGCCGACGTAATCGGTTATCACTTCTACGTGGGCGCGAATGCCCCGCCCGAAGCGATGGTCACGTTGATCAATTCCGTCAAGGCGGTTATGGCCGAACGCGGGCTCAGTTCCAAGCCTCTCTGGGATACCGAAGCTGGCTGGCTGGGTAATACGATGCTGCCTCCGGAAACCGGTGCAGCGTGGCTGGCTCGGGCCTACATACTGAACTGGGCCGCGGGTGTATCGCGCTTCTACTGGTATGCGTGGGAAATTCAGCATGGCACTCAGATCGAACTGGTTGGCCCGGACAACGCCACACTCAAGCCGGCGGGGGTTGCTTTCGCCACAATCCAGAAGTGGATGACAGGCGCTGTGCTCACCGGATGTTCGGGCGCCCGAGACGGTTTGTGGACCTGCGCCTTTCAGCGCGAGAATAGCGTGTCGCATGTGATGTGGAGCGCAGCAAAAGAAACAACCGTGCCAGTTCCGCCTGCCTGGCAGGCGCACGAGGTAGAAGCTCTGAATGGCAACAGAACTCAAATTCAGAGCAATCCAATTACTGTGGGCATCGCGCCGGTACTGATCCAGTGACTGGGCCCGAGCACGTCGGGAAATCGAGAGGTGCTTCACTTTGATTCTCTGCTTCAGTATCCCTAGGCTGCAAATTGAGGCAGCAACTTGAGATGTCGGACCACGACAGGAGTCGATTTCGCGTCTGGACAGTGGGCCGAAATTTTCAATCGATTTGATCATTAGGCCAGGAAAGGGGAGAGGAATGACCGGAAATCAGGTTTCCGTCTGTGAGCCGTGTGTTGAAATTGAAGAATCCCGTGTGGCTCTACCGAAAAGGACATCAAAGGATCGCTCCCAGTTCCTGCGCGTGTTGCAGGCATGCATCGATAAGACCGGAGTCGACGTCGCAGACAGGGTTCTCGTGGTCGGTGGAACGCAAAACGATGCCAAATTCCTGCGCTCGTGCGGATTCAGCCGCATTACCCTTTCGAATATAAGTGGCGCTCCCGACGTTTCCGACGGGCGGAATGATCTTCCGGTTGTAGTCGTCGATGCCGAAGATATTCAACTCCCCGATAACTCCTACGACATCGTTTTTTTCCATGAAGTGATCCATCATTGTCGGAGTCCACATCGGGCCCTATGCGAAATGTTGAGAGTCTCAAGGCGCCATGTGTTGATGATGGAACCGAACGACTCGACCTTCATGAGGTTGCTCCGCCGCATGCGCTTCTCTTTCCCTTATGAGATATTTGCCGTCGTGAATAACGATTATGTGTGTGGCGGAGTGCGCAATTCGCAGATTCCTAATTTCATTCTTCGGTGGAATGCCTGGGAGGTTCACCAGTTGACAAGTGCATTCCTGCCGGAATACACCTTGCGCATTCATGCTGACCCCTATTGGGATTTCAACGCCAGCGAGGAAAATCTCGCCTCTCGCAAGCAAACGAGAATTGGCCTTATCACTGGCATGGTTGGCGCAACTAACTTCCTCCGGGCACTGCGCGCGTTGCAGCGAGTGTTGAACTTTGTGCCGGTGCTGCGGCGCCAGGGAAACAAATTTTTCTGCTGCATTCAAAAGAGCACCGATTTGAAGCCGTGGCTGATGCTTGATTCCGATGGAGGAGTCATCTTCAACCGCAATTTCCAGCGTAGGCAAGTGGACGCGGAGCCACGCTCGGGCGCGAACGATTAAGGGCCGCGCGTGAGGCCGGACAGGCTGAACCGAAGGAGCATTCTGTGCGGAAGTTCGAACGAATCGTAATCTTCATCCTTCTCTTGCTGGCAACGGGAGCCGGACAGAGCTTTATCGTGAACCCTGAGGCTTCTGCCGCCGATCGCGGCCAGTCAGTGACCCAGGTGATATTCGGGTTGATCTATCTGGTTCTGATCCTCTTTCTTGTGAAATTCCGCAGCTCTGCGCTTAGTCTCGTGCTAAAAGATCGATGGCTGGCCGCTTTGTGCGTTTTGGCAATACTGTCTGTGGCCTGGTCCGTCGAGCCGGCAGAGTCGCTTCGCCGCTCGATTGCATTGGTCGGATCGACAATCGCGGGCCTCTACCTCGGATTGCTCAATGAGCCGAAAGAACAACTCAAAGCGGTTGGCTACGCGATCGGATTGGGAGCGTTGGGCAGCGTTGCCGTAGCGATTCTGGTTCCTTCCGTTGCCTTCATGCCAACGGGCGAACTGCAGGGAGTTTATTTTCTTAAGAACACGCTGGGGCATATGATGTCTCTCGGGGCGTTCTGCTTTGCCCTGATGGCGCTGTACGAACGCGGCCGGAGGGTGGTGCACGTTGGAATGTTTTTACTCTGCTGTGTGCTGCTGGTGTTGTCGAAGTCGGCGACGGCAGCGGTGGTCACGATGTTGATGCTGATCCTGTTGCCGTTGCGCAAACTCCTTTACCTTCGGACTCGACGTTTACTTGCGGCAATTGCGGTTCTCGGTCCGGTTCTGGCCTTCACGACAATCTGGATCGTC
This genomic window contains:
- a CDS encoding oligosaccharide flippase family protein; this translates as MLRALIKSKLGRNTLWMSLGQGLRLLVQATYFTIIARTLGANYYGSFVGVAALVGIVYPFGALGSGHLLVRSVARNKTEFPTAWGDALVTTAICSTLLIAFVLLISRTLLPGTIPVNLVLVVAIADIPGVSLITIAGQAFQSFEHMKWLALITLLTSVNRLLGALLLVMLRSHPTALEWGYVYLICTAVTATISIAMTCFRLGFPQLRLRRSMRALWHGFHFSVTLSAQTIYNDIDKTMLTRFSTLSATGIYGAAYRIIDVSFSPVLALLYSAYPNFFRKGSAGINSSYSYAKALMGRAMGYAALIACGLLLCAGGVPYVLGPEYAETTVALRWLSPLPLLKATHYFLADSLTGAGHQGLRSGIQAGVALFNVVINLWLIPRYSWMGAAWSSIASDALLAISVGTAVYVLSRSTREVVQTEP
- a CDS encoding O-antigen ligase family protein: MRKFERIVIFILLLLATGAGQSFIVNPEASAADRGQSVTQVIFGLIYLVLILFLVKFRSSALSLVLKDRWLAALCVLAILSVAWSVEPAESLRRSIALVGSTIAGLYLGLLNEPKEQLKAVGYAIGLGALGSVAVAILVPSVAFMPTGELQGVYFLKNTLGHMMSLGAFCFALMALYERGRRVVHVGMFLLCCVLLVLSKSATAAVVTMLMLILLPLRKLLYLRTRRLLAAIAVLGPVLAFTTIWIVNSSEDLLAALGRSSSLSGRIPLWQHVLQQIGDRPILGYGFSAFWNSWQGERVSDAVNWDSAVPHAHNGFLEVWLGLGIVGLVMILLSLSRNFLLSLRIARSNREMEYSWPLLLVIFTALYNLTENSFLVVNTTPWIAYCAASYWLAGTAREAARTTEEELEAQPAEAEPAFSS
- a CDS encoding endo-1,4-beta-xylanase is translated as MAGSWPVRAQAKFVHRLLFMLSAVALLNARSASPISDQTGNLPGQPIPSSYFSMNILFHPKNHVPWPSVPLGGWRTWHVNWADIQEQPNNFDFSLLDKYVNWSQEHHTEILMHLSYTPRWASSTPNAPTDVEVTKPPGLSGPPRNMEDWRTFVRTVATRYKGRIHNWELWNEPNRPQSWNGSVETMVQMSREAYTTLKQIDPTCTVVSPAAEEAKGVEFLDAFLSKGGGQYADVIGYHFYVGANAPPEAMVTLINSVKAVMAERGLSSKPLWDTEAGWLGNTMLPPETGAAWLARAYILNWAAGVSRFYWYAWEIQHGTQIELVGPDNATLKPAGVAFATIQKWMTGAVLTGCSGARDGLWTCAFQRENSVSHVMWSAAKETTVPVPPAWQAHEVEALNGNRTQIQSNPITVGIAPVLIQ
- a CDS encoding WecB/TagA/CpsF family glycosyltransferase; translated protein: MRQLGKKNVIGILIDAVDYEASVNFILRAAHERRPAAVSALAVHGVMTGVLDPAQKFRLNHFDLLVPDGQPVRWVLNWLHQTKLDDRVYGPNLTLRVCVSAAAEGLPIYLYGSTAEVLAALRKSLEERFPAIRIAGSEPSKFRRLTTEEKEEIAERIVGSGAAITFVGMGCPRQEIFAYEFRDALSMPVLAVGAAFPFIAGRLAQAPAWMQDRGLEWLFRLCAEPKRLWRRYLYLNPAYLFLVALQASRLSRFATEGTLPVEEVLAG